The Microbacterium sp. SORGH_AS_0428 genome contains the following window.
GCTGGGCCTCCATGTGATGACGTACGTGGCGTACGGCCCGCTCGGACCCAAGTCCGCGATCGCCGTCTCGACGGACACGATCACGTGGCGGCGATTGGGTCCCATCCGCTTCGCCTATCAGCCCGAGCTCGACTCGGATCTGAATCTCTTCCCCAACAAGGACATCGTCTTCTTCCCCGAAGCGGTGCCGGGGCCGGACGGGCATCCGTCGCTGGCGTTGCTGCATCGCCCCATGTGGGACCTGGACTGGCTGCGACCCGGCGAGGGTGCGCGGCCGCCGGCCGGCATCGCCGACGACCGCCCGTCGATCTGGATCGGCTATGTCGATCTCGAAGCCGCGACGCGTGACGTCAACGCGCTCACCCTGGTCGAGAACTCGTCGCAGATCGTCGCCCCCGAGGCGGCGTACGAGTCGGCCAAGATCGGCGCCGGCCCCTCGCCGCTGCGCGTTCCCGAGGGCTGGCTGCTCCTGCACCACGGCGTCTCCGGTACGACGCCGCGCGGATTCGAGCTGGCACACGGGTCGAAGTACAGCGCCGGCGCGATCCTGTTGGATGCGGCCGACCCGCGCCGCGTGCTCGCGCGCACACCCGAGCCGCTGCTCGCGCCCGAGACCGCAGAGGAGCTCTCGGGCACCCTCGGCAATGTCGTCTTCCCCACGGCTATCGAGAAGATCGGCGAGCGCTGGTTCGTGTTCTACGGCATGGCCGACTCCTCGATCGGCGTCGCCGAGTTGGAGCGCGCCGAAGGCTGAGCGCGACGAAGCGTTCGCACGGATGCGGCGGGGCTTCGGCCTCGCCGCATCCGTGTCTCATCGACTGAGCCCGGCGGGATCTTCGACGATCGCGCGTGAGGGCGGTCGACCTAGCATGATCGCGCCTGACCCGTTCGAGATGGCTTCCAGGTGGGTATCGGGCTACATCCCATATCCGCCCACGTATCCGTCCGGGGGTTCCGTGAGATCACCCATCCGCCTCGCCCGCCGAAAGGCTTCGGATGCGGAGTCCATATCACCGAGCTCATGGTGGAGGAGTCCCAGGTTGAACGCGGAGAAGCCGTCGCCATGGTGGACGCTGCCGCCAATTCTGACTCCCGGCTCGGCGTCATGAGCCTAATTGACTGGTTCACAAGGCTGAGGACGCGTGGCGCCGTCAGGATGAAGCCACTCGTTGGCCGGCAATCCCGTAGTCGGAACTTTGAAGACCGCACTGGCGACCGGTGAATCGTTGAGGTAGAGGGCGACGTCCATCTCCGTGCCCGCCGGCAGCTCGGGAAGCGCAAACCTCCCGATCGGTGCGCCAGCGATAGCGCCATTGACAAAGACGTCTCCTCGCGAGACGTCTAGAGGCGCTTTCACTTCCCAGAAGTGAACCCAGTCAAGGTCCGTAGAGAGGTTTCGATAGCTCGCAACGATCTCATCGATCGGACCTGACGTACAGACGGCGATCTCCAGCGACTGGTCGGACCCGCGGACGGCTAGTGGACCCTGCCAAAGGTTGTTGTCACATGCTGAGAGCCCCAGAGGGGCAAGCACAATGAGCCCGAAGGCCAGCAGCCATCTCGACATCCGCCGCACCCCTCATACCTCCCATATCCTGACGACGCGATGGGCCCGGCCGCGCGTTGCAGCATCCTGCCGTGCGGCCGTCACGGCTTGTGAAAGGTGACGGTGTGTTCGAGCGGGTGGGTTAGCCCGGCGAAGAGTTCACGAACGAACCGCCGGACGTCAGCCCTCGAGTTCGTTCCCAGCCTCCATTCGTACCATCCATCGCTCTCTTCTCCGTCGGGCTCCCACTCCAGCCCGTCGGAGACGTCAAGGGCCATCAGCTCTGCTTCGATCCTCTCGAGCTCGGCATGGATGCCCTCTCGCGGGACGCCCGTCGCCGGATCCAACAGGTTCACCCGAAACACAGCCTCGAGCGGCCAGGACGCGACATCGCTCAGGTCCTTGAGCTCAACTCCGAGAGGCCCCAAACCGTTGGCTTCGACGTACTCATCGACGCTCATGCTCGACCGCTCGGAAAGGACCCAAACCTCGTCCCGCTCGTAGACACCATCCAAAACCGGACAGAAGAGGTCGACACGAAGCACTCGACCGTCTGCCACGTGCCACGCGTAAAAGGCGCTCCCTGGGACGCTGTCGGCGTCATCACCGTTGAACAAGACAATCGCCTCTCGAAGCGACGCGTCGCGACCCTCCCACACCACTCTCAAGGACCACATCGTGACAGGGAGATACTGGCCAACCTCGGCGTTTGAGTCCTGACGCGCCACACTGAAGGGGCCGGGCCACCGCTTATGTGCAGCATCCGCCTCCGGAATCACCGAACCGGTGGACTTGCGGGCAAGCCGTGATGCTGCAGATGCCGGGAGCTCACCCCTCCACACGACGGTGATCTCCTCCTCCGGAGAGATGGGAAACT
Protein-coding sequences here:
- a CDS encoding glycosidase — translated: MTQTDELEPDATIAYALRRVGNLMEADTNDPYEVEGVLNPGTAWGPDGELYLYPRIVAEGNVSRIARARVVIEDGVPTGVERLGVVLSPDEGWEHGRQNAGVEDPRITFVEPLGLHVMTYVAYGPLGPKSAIAVSTDTITWRRLGPIRFAYQPELDSDLNLFPNKDIVFFPEAVPGPDGHPSLALLHRPMWDLDWLRPGEGARPPAGIADDRPSIWIGYVDLEAATRDVNALTLVENSSQIVAPEAAYESAKIGAGPSPLRVPEGWLLLHHGVSGTTPRGFELAHGSKYSAGAILLDAADPRRVLARTPEPLLAPETAEELSGTLGNVVFPTAIEKIGERWFVFYGMADSSIGVAELERAEG